The following are encoded together in the Humulus lupulus chromosome 5, drHumLupu1.1, whole genome shotgun sequence genome:
- the LOC133834138 gene encoding protein PARALOG OF AIPP2-like isoform X2 produces MPNPNERPLQDLYHHTQMLLEPKITPVLRGSYRMQGPSDDTDHDTQRNMVSSISENECSEHSMSHKIPMRGESGACNVCAAPCSSCMHFNRSLMASKTEEFSDETGRVNVASQYSVNVGDTSSSFKNKTCDSLQQTTSETSNLMSVSSSHDSLSENADSKAALRSSDNAFDIEVPPLVSAGINGEIRVSPKPVRASCTRDFPNKCEDAKVVEAHDDDISCVSRANDAYVAVSNSSKNVDRRALSCSSASVSSLGLEESKKRQETPSSKDADASSSYPKDKLFDCTSEQIGASSKEVAAVDGVSFQKSLAHTDSIITILPKMEAEITNDVQESTDKTLKCAAQGEQDEKSSEFDVREPPLQTKSDDSDESDIVEHDVKVCDICGDAGREDMLAICSRCSDGAEHTYCMRKMLRKVPGSNWMCEECKFAEEINSQKQVEGKRMSKASSSAQVPSKRLVENLEAAPAAKRQALETSLGSPKSSSPNRVASLSRESSFKNLDRERSRPVQPASSGKQSEMLEVSRPPAAGHRIQKGTLLKSKSFSITNSKPKVRLVDEVVPEKLKGSKEHISLDTKERPGRLISKSMSFKSTNMGRSSAADSKVKMLSPRFVPPVDLKGSKQVRERPAFERKHLSRLDRPPVSSTTSSTPSTPKSDQASRVESSLLSFASNNRDSKVHSEGKSSTSKLTGNLARKPVETPVSSVGVSSASGVSNSGAEAKSNHITLKDEALSTCSLTSDKPSNNVDGIMEDGLTRSQDVTQQTEKLKESSAVRPRMTVSTSSKSTFCQKCKEIGHSAEFCTAGSSQASGIDSSGARSSREETHKGSKLKDAIQAALLRKPEIHRRKRVDQVDELLTPNTDLNSEIACQDQTIALNKPKNIIPPEGTHEMRQAVLGSSTSESMHTTVSKMMSPTVPATDSKLSCKVEDSEVVVPTVVKPMAKDFINHAQATSPQLLKMPTIPEYEYIWQGCFEIHRSGSSLDLCGGIQAHLSTCASPRVLEVAGKFPQKLLLSEVPRLSAWPTQFNDGGAKDDNIALYFFAKDLESYEKSYKGLLDGMIKNDLALKGNLEGVEILIFPSNQLPENSQRWNMLFFLWGVFRARKVHSADSSKFLLPSSSMMSVDKYEPNAVVTVSNALCLPKCKDEESPARDRSCSPVLASSASDQTCAGISGDSNDQKVSDQACAGISGDCSDQKVSEPLCSGLKANSIVQDSIVDEKCTGNVTAPSGNGKGEISPPENRPDTETKPSAVVAGVNSCSIGEEPQLHCDTSVDTKDYSSSRSKILPSLNDDVELSEMDCEEKFLDGRVGATASIVDDSRAQYKPEIKLKGEDDGYVNKKVALGTDLNSIIDVECSSDSIGVECSSMERKRPHIDLSDRAPPASNVASPNIHWNGVNNLLGDEEIFGKRRRTVPSDVFGCGIHNCKDSLGGGGGSIASNPKMIPYLLVTEKRCVEACDEKVIPEDLGTTERRFFPVDPRQGNSSSEGWKNITSLGGGGGGGVNDDHRLHDGFPNLELALGAETKPPPQSKAMPFFVGLADKKNKQDKPPDKAAEVIDEEDDDSSSLSLSLSFPFPDKEEAVPVKAAAKSEQQLRPPPERHHHHPHHPVNTSLLLFRGFTEK; encoded by the exons ATGCCGAACCCCAACGAGCGCCCACTCCAAGACCTCTACCACCACACCCAGATGCTTTTGGAACCAAAG ATCACACCAGTCTTGAGAGGGAGTTATCGCATGCAAGGGCCTTCCGATGACACTGATCATGATACTCAGAGGAATATG GTTTCTTCTATATCTGAAAACGAATGTAGTGAACATTCCATGAGCCATAAAATTCCTATGAGAGGCGAGTCTGGGGCTTGTAACGTGTGTGCTGCTCCTTGTTCATCGTGTATGCATTTTAATCGATCTCTAATGGCTTCAAAAACTGAAGAATTTTCTGATGAAACTGGCCGTGTAAATGTGGCTAGCCAGTACTCTGTGAATGTGGGTGACACTTCGTCTTCCTTTAAGAATAAGACATGTGACAGTTTACAGCAAACAACCAGTGAAACAAGCAACCTAATGAGTGTTAGTTCTAGTCATGATTCGTTATCTGAAAATGCTGACAGCAAAGCAGCCTTAAGATCTTCTGATAATGCTTTTGACATTGAGGTGCCTCCCTTGGTCTCTGCTGGAATTAATGGAGAGATTAGAGTTTCCCCTAAACCAGTTCGTGCTTCATGCACTCGAGATTTCCCAAATAAGTGTGAGGATGCCAAAGTTGTAGAAGCTCACGATGATGACATTTCATGCGTTAGTAGAGCTAATGACGCATATGTTGCAGTCAGTAATAGTAGCAAGAATGTAGACAGGAGAGCCCTGTCATGTAGTTCAGCTTCAGTTAGTAGTTTAGGTTTAGAAGAATCAAAAAAGAGACAGGAGACACCATCTTCAAAAGATGCAGATGCTAGTAGTAGCTACCCTAAG GATAAACTATTTGATTGCACTTCTGAACAAATTGGTGCCTCATCAAAAGAAGTGGCAGCTGTTGATGGTGTATCTTTTCAGAAATCTCTTGCCCATACTGATAGCATTATAACAATATTACCGAAGATGGAAGCGGAGATCACTAATGATGTTCAGGAATCAACCGACAAAACTTTGAAATGTGCAGCTCAAGGCGAGCAAGATGAGAAGTCAAGTGAATTTGATGTGCGGGAGCCTCCTTTGCAAACCAAATCTGatgatagtgatgaatctgacATTGTGGAGCATGAT GTCAAAGTATGTGATATTTGTGGGGATGCTGGCCGTGAAGATATGCTAGCTATATGTAGCAGGTGTAGTGATGGCGCAGAACACAC CTATTGCATGCGAAAAATGCTGAGGAAGGTTCCTGGAAGTAATTGGATGTGTGAAGAATGCAAGTTTGCTGAAGAAATCAATAGCCAAAAGCAAG TGGAGGGAAAAAGAATGAGTAAAGCCAGTTCTAGTGCACAAGTTCCTTCCAAGAGACTTGTAGAAAATCTAGAAGCAGCCCCTGCTGCAAAAAGGCAGGCTCTTGAGACAAGTTTAGGATCACCAAAGTCGTCCAGCCCTAACAGAGTGGCATCGTTATCACGCGAGTCTTCATTCAAGAACTTAGATAGGGAGAGATCAAGGCCTGTACAACCGGCATCTTCAGGCAAGCAATCTGAAATGCTGGAAGTATCACGCCCTCCTGCAGCTGGTCATCGCATTCAAAAGG gAACACTGTTAAAGTCAAAATCGTTTAGCATCACAAATTCCAAACCAAAAGTTAGACTTGTAGATGAAGTTGTTCCTGAAAAGCTAAAGGGAAGTAAAGAGCACATATCTCTTGATACGAAGGAGAGGCCTGGAAGACTGATAAGCAAATCAATGTCATTTAAATCTACTAACATGGGCCGCTCAAGTGCCGCTGATTCGAAAGTAAAAATGCTTTCACCTAGGTTTGTTCCCCCTGTTGATCTAAAAGGATCAAAACAAGTAAGAGAGCGGCCTGCATTTGAGAGAAAACATTTGTCCAGACTAGATCGCCCCCCAGTTAGCTCAACAACTAGCTCTACTCCTTCAACGCCTAAGTCTGACCAAGCATCTCGTGTTGAATCCAGTTTGCTTTCTTTTGCAAGTAATAATCGAGATTCAAAGGTTCATTCCGAAGGAAAATCAAGCACATCAAAATTAACGGGTAACCTAGCTCGTAAACCTGTAGAGACCCCCGTTTCATCAG TTGGAGTTTCTTCTGCTAGTGGAGTTAGTAACTCTGGCGCTGAAGCAAAGTCGAATCATATTACCCTCAAAGATGAAGCCTTATCAACTTGTTCATTAACTTCTGATAAACCATCTAACAATGTTGATGGAATTATGGAAGATGGGTTAACTCGATCACAGGATGTAACACAACAGACAGAGAAACTAAAGGAGAGCTCTGCTGTTCGCCCAAGGATGACTGTTTCAACTAGTTCTAAAAGTACCTTCTGTCAAAAATGTAAAGAAATCGGTCATTCTGCAGAGTTTTGCACGGCTGGAAGCTCACAGGCTTCTGGTATTGATTCTTCTGGTGCTAGAAGTTCTAGGGAGGAGACACACAAGGGCAGTAAATTGAAAGATGCAATTCAAGCTGCTTTGCTTAGAAAGCCTGAAATACACAGAAGGAAAAGAGTTGATCAAGTTGATGAGCTTTTGACACCAAACACAGACTTGAATTCAGAGATAGCCTGTCAAGACCAAACTATAGCTCTAAATAAGCCGAAAAATATTATTCCTCCTGAAGGAACACATGAAATGCGGCAAGCAGTTCTAGGGAGTAGCACCTCCGAGTCTATGCATACAACTGTCAGCAAGATGATGTCTCCTACTGTGCCAGCAACAGATTCTAAGCTCTCTTGTAAAGTAGAGGACTCAGAGGTAGTTGTCCCCACTGTCGTAAAACCTATGGCGAAGGATTTTATTAATCATGcacaggcaacatcgcctcaaCTTCTGAAGATGCCAACCATTCCAGAATATGAATACATCTGGCA GGGGTGTTTTGAGATCCATAGAAGTGGTAGCTCTCTTGATTTATGTGGTGGAATCCAAGCACATCTATCAACGTGTGCATCCCCCAGGGTGCTTGAAGTAGCAGGCAAATTTCCACAGAAACTCTTACTGAGTGAAGTTCCTCGCTTGAGTGCATGGCCAACACAGTTTAATGATGGCGGTGCTAAAGATGATAATATTGCTCTTTACTTTTTTGCCAAAGATCTTGAGAG CTACGAGAAAAGTTACAAGGGTTTGTTGGATGGTATGATCAAGAATGATTTAGCTCTTAAAGGGAATCTTGAGGGTGTTGAAATTTTAATATTCCCCTCCAATCAGCTCCCAGAGAATTCACAGC GTTGGAATATGTTATTCTTCTTATGGGGTGTGTTCAGGGCAAGGAAGGTGCATTCTGCTGATTCATCCAAGTTCCTTCTCCCCAGTTCTAGTATGATGTCAGTGGACAAATATGAACCTAACGCTGTCGTGACAGTGTCGAATGCACTCTGTTTACCCAAGTGTAAAGATGAAGAATCTCCTGCACGTGACAGATCTTGTAGTCCAGTCTTAGCTTCTAGTGCAAGTGATCAGACATGTGCTGGAATTAGTGGAGATAGCAATGACCAAAAAGTTTCTGATCAGGCATGTGCTGGAATTAGTGGAGATTGCAGTGACCAAAAAGTTTCTGAACCATTGTGTTCAGGGTTGAAAGCTAACTCAATTGTGCAAGATAGTATAGTTGACGAAAAATGCACCGGCAATGTGACCGCCCCGAGTGGAAATGGAAAG GGAGAAATTAGTCCTCCAGAGAACAGGCCGGACACAGAGACGAAACCTTCTGCAGTTGTCGCCGGAGTAAACAGCTGTAGCATAGGCGAGGAACCGCAACTGCATTGCGATACCTCTGTTGATACCAAGGACTACTCATCTTCAAGATCAAAGATTCTTCCATCTTTAAATGACGATGTAGAACTTTCGGAAATGGATTGCGAGGAAAAGTTTTTAGATGGGAGAGTTGGGGCCACTGCAAGTATTGTTGACGATTCTAGGGCTCAGTATAAACCTGAGATTAAATTGAAGGGAGAAGATGATGGGTATGTGAATAAAAAAGTAGCGTTAGGAACGGATTTGAACAGCATAATAGATGTCGAGTGTTCATCGGACAGCATAGGAGTCGAGTGTTCGTCTATGGAAAGGAAACGACCTCACATAGATCTCTCAGATAGGGCACCTCCAGCTTCGAACGTTGCAAGTCCGAACATTCATTGGAATGGAGTTAATAATCTGCTGGGAGATGAAGAAATTTTTGGGAAGAGGCGAAGAACCGTTCCAAGCGACGTGTTTGGATGTGGTATTCATAATTGTAAAGATTCTCTTGGAGGCGGCGGTGGTAGTATCGCATCGAATCCGAAGATGATTCCCTATTTGTTGGTAACAGAGAAGAGATGTGTCGAAGCTTGTGATGAGAAAGTTATTCCAGAGGACTTAGGAACTACCGAGAGGCGCTTCTTCCCCGTGGATCCACGTCAGGGGAACAGCAGCTCCGAGGGTTGGAAGAATATAACATCATTGggtggtggtggcggtggcggtgtAAACGACGATCACCGGCTTCACGATGGATTTCCAAATCTTGAGCTCGCGCTGGGAGCAGAGACAAAGCCACCGCCGCAAAGTAAGGCTATGCCGTTCTTTGTTGGTTTGGCGGACAAGAAAAACAAGCAGGATAAGCCTCCAGATAAAGCCGCAGAGGTTATAGATGAGGAGGACGATGATTCTTCTTCCCTTTCGTTGTCTCTCTCGTTCCCGTTCCCGGATAAAGAGGAAGCTGTTCCAGTGAAAGCAGCAGCGAAATCGGAGCAGCAGCTACGGCCGCCGCCGGAAAGGCACCATCATCACCCTCATCATCCTGTGAATACCTCACTGCTCCTGTTTAGGGGTTTCACAGAAAAATAG
- the LOC133834138 gene encoding protein PARALOG OF AIPP2-like isoform X3, which yields MQGPSDDTDHDTQRNMVSSISENECSEHSMSHKIPMRGESGACNVCAAPCSSCMHFNRSLMASKTEEFSDETGRVNVASQYSVNVGDTSSSFKNKTCDSLQQTTSETSNLMSVSSSHDSLSENADSKAALRSSDNAFDIEVPPLVSAGINGEIRVSPKPVRASCTRDFPNKCEDAKVVEAHDDDISCVSRANDAYVAVSNSSKNVDRRALSCSSASVSSLGLEESKKRQETPSSKDADASSSYPKDKLFDCTSEQIGASSKEVAAVDGVSFQKSLAHTDSIITILPKMEAEITNDVQESTDKTLKCAAQGEQDEKSSEFDVREPPLQTKSDDSDESDIVEHDVKVCDICGDAGREDMLAICSRCSDGAEHTYCMRKMLRKVPGSNWMCEECKFAEEINSQKQEVEGKRMSKASSSAQVPSKRLVENLEAAPAAKRQALETSLGSPKSSSPNRVASLSRESSFKNLDRERSRPVQPASSGKQSEMLEVSRPPAAGHRIQKGTLLKSKSFSITNSKPKVRLVDEVVPEKLKGSKEHISLDTKERPGRLISKSMSFKSTNMGRSSAADSKVKMLSPRFVPPVDLKGSKQVRERPAFERKHLSRLDRPPVSSTTSSTPSTPKSDQASRVESSLLSFASNNRDSKVHSEGKSSTSKLTGNLARKPVETPVSSVGVSSASGVSNSGAEAKSNHITLKDEALSTCSLTSDKPSNNVDGIMEDGLTRSQDVTQQTEKLKESSAVRPRMTVSTSSKSTFCQKCKEIGHSAEFCTAGSSQASGIDSSGARSSREETHKGSKLKDAIQAALLRKPEIHRRKRVDQVDELLTPNTDLNSEIACQDQTIALNKPKNIIPPEGTHEMRQAVLGSSTSESMHTTVSKMMSPTVPATDSKLSCKVEDSEVVVPTVVKPMAKDFINHAQATSPQLLKMPTIPEYEYIWQGCFEIHRSGSSLDLCGGIQAHLSTCASPRVLEVAGKFPQKLLLSEVPRLSAWPTQFNDGGAKDDNIALYFFAKDLESYEKSYKGLLDGMIKNDLALKGNLEGVEILIFPSNQLPENSQRWNMLFFLWGVFRARKVHSADSSKFLLPSSSMMSVDKYEPNAVVTVSNALCLPKCKDEESPARDRSCSPVLASSASDQTCAGISGDSNDQKVSDQACAGISGDCSDQKVSEPLCSGLKANSIVQDSIVDEKCTGNVTAPSGNGKGEISPPENRPDTETKPSAVVAGVNSCSIGEEPQLHCDTSVDTKDYSSSRSKILPSLNDDVELSEMDCEEKFLDGRVGATASIVDDSRAQYKPEIKLKGEDDGYVNKKVALGTDLNSIIDVECSSDSIGVECSSMERKRPHIDLSDRAPPASNVASPNIHWNGVNNLLGDEEIFGKRRRTVPSDVFGCGIHNCKDSLGGGGGSIASNPKMIPYLLVTEKRCVEACDEKVIPEDLGTTERRFFPVDPRQGNSSSEGWKNITSLGGGGGGGVNDDHRLHDGFPNLELALGAETKPPPQSKAMPFFVGLADKKNKQDKPPDKAAEVIDEEDDDSSSLSLSLSFPFPDKEEAVPVKAAAKSEQQLRPPPERHHHHPHHPVNTSLLLFRGFTEK from the exons ATGCAAGGGCCTTCCGATGACACTGATCATGATACTCAGAGGAATATG GTTTCTTCTATATCTGAAAACGAATGTAGTGAACATTCCATGAGCCATAAAATTCCTATGAGAGGCGAGTCTGGGGCTTGTAACGTGTGTGCTGCTCCTTGTTCATCGTGTATGCATTTTAATCGATCTCTAATGGCTTCAAAAACTGAAGAATTTTCTGATGAAACTGGCCGTGTAAATGTGGCTAGCCAGTACTCTGTGAATGTGGGTGACACTTCGTCTTCCTTTAAGAATAAGACATGTGACAGTTTACAGCAAACAACCAGTGAAACAAGCAACCTAATGAGTGTTAGTTCTAGTCATGATTCGTTATCTGAAAATGCTGACAGCAAAGCAGCCTTAAGATCTTCTGATAATGCTTTTGACATTGAGGTGCCTCCCTTGGTCTCTGCTGGAATTAATGGAGAGATTAGAGTTTCCCCTAAACCAGTTCGTGCTTCATGCACTCGAGATTTCCCAAATAAGTGTGAGGATGCCAAAGTTGTAGAAGCTCACGATGATGACATTTCATGCGTTAGTAGAGCTAATGACGCATATGTTGCAGTCAGTAATAGTAGCAAGAATGTAGACAGGAGAGCCCTGTCATGTAGTTCAGCTTCAGTTAGTAGTTTAGGTTTAGAAGAATCAAAAAAGAGACAGGAGACACCATCTTCAAAAGATGCAGATGCTAGTAGTAGCTACCCTAAG GATAAACTATTTGATTGCACTTCTGAACAAATTGGTGCCTCATCAAAAGAAGTGGCAGCTGTTGATGGTGTATCTTTTCAGAAATCTCTTGCCCATACTGATAGCATTATAACAATATTACCGAAGATGGAAGCGGAGATCACTAATGATGTTCAGGAATCAACCGACAAAACTTTGAAATGTGCAGCTCAAGGCGAGCAAGATGAGAAGTCAAGTGAATTTGATGTGCGGGAGCCTCCTTTGCAAACCAAATCTGatgatagtgatgaatctgacATTGTGGAGCATGAT GTCAAAGTATGTGATATTTGTGGGGATGCTGGCCGTGAAGATATGCTAGCTATATGTAGCAGGTGTAGTGATGGCGCAGAACACAC CTATTGCATGCGAAAAATGCTGAGGAAGGTTCCTGGAAGTAATTGGATGTGTGAAGAATGCAAGTTTGCTGAAGAAATCAATAGCCAAAAGCAAG AAGTGGAGGGAAAAAGAATGAGTAAAGCCAGTTCTAGTGCACAAGTTCCTTCCAAGAGACTTGTAGAAAATCTAGAAGCAGCCCCTGCTGCAAAAAGGCAGGCTCTTGAGACAAGTTTAGGATCACCAAAGTCGTCCAGCCCTAACAGAGTGGCATCGTTATCACGCGAGTCTTCATTCAAGAACTTAGATAGGGAGAGATCAAGGCCTGTACAACCGGCATCTTCAGGCAAGCAATCTGAAATGCTGGAAGTATCACGCCCTCCTGCAGCTGGTCATCGCATTCAAAAGG gAACACTGTTAAAGTCAAAATCGTTTAGCATCACAAATTCCAAACCAAAAGTTAGACTTGTAGATGAAGTTGTTCCTGAAAAGCTAAAGGGAAGTAAAGAGCACATATCTCTTGATACGAAGGAGAGGCCTGGAAGACTGATAAGCAAATCAATGTCATTTAAATCTACTAACATGGGCCGCTCAAGTGCCGCTGATTCGAAAGTAAAAATGCTTTCACCTAGGTTTGTTCCCCCTGTTGATCTAAAAGGATCAAAACAAGTAAGAGAGCGGCCTGCATTTGAGAGAAAACATTTGTCCAGACTAGATCGCCCCCCAGTTAGCTCAACAACTAGCTCTACTCCTTCAACGCCTAAGTCTGACCAAGCATCTCGTGTTGAATCCAGTTTGCTTTCTTTTGCAAGTAATAATCGAGATTCAAAGGTTCATTCCGAAGGAAAATCAAGCACATCAAAATTAACGGGTAACCTAGCTCGTAAACCTGTAGAGACCCCCGTTTCATCAG TTGGAGTTTCTTCTGCTAGTGGAGTTAGTAACTCTGGCGCTGAAGCAAAGTCGAATCATATTACCCTCAAAGATGAAGCCTTATCAACTTGTTCATTAACTTCTGATAAACCATCTAACAATGTTGATGGAATTATGGAAGATGGGTTAACTCGATCACAGGATGTAACACAACAGACAGAGAAACTAAAGGAGAGCTCTGCTGTTCGCCCAAGGATGACTGTTTCAACTAGTTCTAAAAGTACCTTCTGTCAAAAATGTAAAGAAATCGGTCATTCTGCAGAGTTTTGCACGGCTGGAAGCTCACAGGCTTCTGGTATTGATTCTTCTGGTGCTAGAAGTTCTAGGGAGGAGACACACAAGGGCAGTAAATTGAAAGATGCAATTCAAGCTGCTTTGCTTAGAAAGCCTGAAATACACAGAAGGAAAAGAGTTGATCAAGTTGATGAGCTTTTGACACCAAACACAGACTTGAATTCAGAGATAGCCTGTCAAGACCAAACTATAGCTCTAAATAAGCCGAAAAATATTATTCCTCCTGAAGGAACACATGAAATGCGGCAAGCAGTTCTAGGGAGTAGCACCTCCGAGTCTATGCATACAACTGTCAGCAAGATGATGTCTCCTACTGTGCCAGCAACAGATTCTAAGCTCTCTTGTAAAGTAGAGGACTCAGAGGTAGTTGTCCCCACTGTCGTAAAACCTATGGCGAAGGATTTTATTAATCATGcacaggcaacatcgcctcaaCTTCTGAAGATGCCAACCATTCCAGAATATGAATACATCTGGCA GGGGTGTTTTGAGATCCATAGAAGTGGTAGCTCTCTTGATTTATGTGGTGGAATCCAAGCACATCTATCAACGTGTGCATCCCCCAGGGTGCTTGAAGTAGCAGGCAAATTTCCACAGAAACTCTTACTGAGTGAAGTTCCTCGCTTGAGTGCATGGCCAACACAGTTTAATGATGGCGGTGCTAAAGATGATAATATTGCTCTTTACTTTTTTGCCAAAGATCTTGAGAG CTACGAGAAAAGTTACAAGGGTTTGTTGGATGGTATGATCAAGAATGATTTAGCTCTTAAAGGGAATCTTGAGGGTGTTGAAATTTTAATATTCCCCTCCAATCAGCTCCCAGAGAATTCACAGC GTTGGAATATGTTATTCTTCTTATGGGGTGTGTTCAGGGCAAGGAAGGTGCATTCTGCTGATTCATCCAAGTTCCTTCTCCCCAGTTCTAGTATGATGTCAGTGGACAAATATGAACCTAACGCTGTCGTGACAGTGTCGAATGCACTCTGTTTACCCAAGTGTAAAGATGAAGAATCTCCTGCACGTGACAGATCTTGTAGTCCAGTCTTAGCTTCTAGTGCAAGTGATCAGACATGTGCTGGAATTAGTGGAGATAGCAATGACCAAAAAGTTTCTGATCAGGCATGTGCTGGAATTAGTGGAGATTGCAGTGACCAAAAAGTTTCTGAACCATTGTGTTCAGGGTTGAAAGCTAACTCAATTGTGCAAGATAGTATAGTTGACGAAAAATGCACCGGCAATGTGACCGCCCCGAGTGGAAATGGAAAG GGAGAAATTAGTCCTCCAGAGAACAGGCCGGACACAGAGACGAAACCTTCTGCAGTTGTCGCCGGAGTAAACAGCTGTAGCATAGGCGAGGAACCGCAACTGCATTGCGATACCTCTGTTGATACCAAGGACTACTCATCTTCAAGATCAAAGATTCTTCCATCTTTAAATGACGATGTAGAACTTTCGGAAATGGATTGCGAGGAAAAGTTTTTAGATGGGAGAGTTGGGGCCACTGCAAGTATTGTTGACGATTCTAGGGCTCAGTATAAACCTGAGATTAAATTGAAGGGAGAAGATGATGGGTATGTGAATAAAAAAGTAGCGTTAGGAACGGATTTGAACAGCATAATAGATGTCGAGTGTTCATCGGACAGCATAGGAGTCGAGTGTTCGTCTATGGAAAGGAAACGACCTCACATAGATCTCTCAGATAGGGCACCTCCAGCTTCGAACGTTGCAAGTCCGAACATTCATTGGAATGGAGTTAATAATCTGCTGGGAGATGAAGAAATTTTTGGGAAGAGGCGAAGAACCGTTCCAAGCGACGTGTTTGGATGTGGTATTCATAATTGTAAAGATTCTCTTGGAGGCGGCGGTGGTAGTATCGCATCGAATCCGAAGATGATTCCCTATTTGTTGGTAACAGAGAAGAGATGTGTCGAAGCTTGTGATGAGAAAGTTATTCCAGAGGACTTAGGAACTACCGAGAGGCGCTTCTTCCCCGTGGATCCACGTCAGGGGAACAGCAGCTCCGAGGGTTGGAAGAATATAACATCATTGggtggtggtggcggtggcggtgtAAACGACGATCACCGGCTTCACGATGGATTTCCAAATCTTGAGCTCGCGCTGGGAGCAGAGACAAAGCCACCGCCGCAAAGTAAGGCTATGCCGTTCTTTGTTGGTTTGGCGGACAAGAAAAACAAGCAGGATAAGCCTCCAGATAAAGCCGCAGAGGTTATAGATGAGGAGGACGATGATTCTTCTTCCCTTTCGTTGTCTCTCTCGTTCCCGTTCCCGGATAAAGAGGAAGCTGTTCCAGTGAAAGCAGCAGCGAAATCGGAGCAGCAGCTACGGCCGCCGCCGGAAAGGCACCATCATCACCCTCATCATCCTGTGAATACCTCACTGCTCCTGTTTAGGGGTTTCACAGAAAAATAG